A window from Telopea speciosissima isolate NSW1024214 ecotype Mountain lineage chromosome 8, Tspe_v1, whole genome shotgun sequence encodes these proteins:
- the LOC122670645 gene encoding uncharacterized protein At4g22758-like → MPNPLKSGNRRGIEDNGKGARKLKNKAESFHGRTHMTGVGIRRPNTDPDLLSAGKLQEIPPEMPVRMTKLLLNVTILRSLGAIQVVMSPESTVGDLIAAAVKLYAKEGRRPLLPTTNPAGFDLHYSQFSLESLAKEEKLKELGSRNFFLCLTKPAVAPVEGSSSSASSSSSSVAAAASSSCSNQAEKVSKFGIPWLRFMDFSL, encoded by the exons atgccgAACCCTTTGAAGAGTGGGAATCGAAGAGGGATAGAAGACAATGGAAAGGGAGCGAGGAAATTGAAGAACAAAGCAGAGTCTTTTCACGGGAGAACCCATATGACTGGGGTGGGAATTCGCCGGCCAAATACAGACCCTGATCTGCTTTCTGCCGGAAAATTGCAGGAGATTCCGCCTGAGATGCCGGTCAGGATGACGAAGTTGCTGCTGAACGTGACGATACTGAGGAGCTTGGGAGCTATTCAAGTTGTGATGTCGCCGGAATCGACGGTTGGGGATCTGATTgctgctgcggtgaagttgtaTGCTAAAGAGGGGCGAAGGCCCTTACTGCCCACCACGAACCCAGCCGGTTTTGATCTCCATTACTCGCAGTTCAGCTTAGAAA GTTTAGCTAAGGAGGAGAAGCTGAAAGAATTGGGGTCGAGGAATTTTTTCTTGTGTCTTACGAAACCAGCCGTAGCTCCGGTGGAGggatcttcttcctctgcttcgTCGTCGTCTTCGTCTGTAGCAGCGGCGGCATCGTCATCTTGTTCGAACCAAGCTGAGAAGGTTTCCAAGTTTGGTATTCCATGGCTTAGGTTCATGGATTTCTCGCTTTAA